From one Pararge aegeria chromosome 21, ilParAegt1.1, whole genome shotgun sequence genomic stretch:
- the LOC120633441 gene encoding uncharacterized protein LOC120633441 — MSSNKVNDLKLKLQSATRRNLRNGKVENELNSMERALIEDISLIKSECDFMLQQMQDLKNQISQVTHQISIIEICSVSEKSKIESHLQNINAHKQGFDAMNARERKISELHNKELEHKQQAEEEIERQKLAKILEMNERKGIQAAAVESECEAIERECNVLTKRNKAIMLKLRRKLVDAEDTRRRLMTQNGLPVVPSCDDN; from the exons atgtcttctaataaagtaaatgacttaaaattaaagctacaatCAG CCACCAGACGGAATCTAAGAAACGGGAAAGTGgaaaatgaattaaatagtATGGAACGCGCTCTGATTGAAGATATTTCATTGATCAAATCCGAATGTGATTTTATGTTGCAACAGATGCAG GATCTAAAGAATCAAATATCTCAAGTGACTCATCAAATATCAATCATTGAAATATGCAGCGTCTCCGAGAAGTCTAAAATAGAAAGTCACCTTCAGAATATTAACGCTCACAAACAAGGATTCGATGCTATGAACGCGAGAG AGCGCAAGATATCTGAACTCCATAACAAAGAACTCGAGCATAAACAACAGGCGGAGGAAGAAATCGAACGTCAGAAATTAGCAAAGATTTTGGAGATGAACGAACGTAAAGGCATACAGGCAGCCGCTGTAGAAAGCGAATGCGAAGCTATAGAACGCGAATGCAATGTTTTGACG AAAAGAAACAAGGCCATAATGCTAAAGCTAAGACGCAAATTAGTAGACGCCGAAGACACCAGACGCAGGCTTATGACGCAAAATGGATTACCAGTCGTACCATCGTGTGACGataattaa